The Haliotis asinina isolate JCU_RB_2024 chromosome 2, JCU_Hal_asi_v2, whole genome shotgun sequence genomic interval CCTGCTCATAATATTTGTCGTCCTAAAAGACGTGATGAGGTAATTTTATTACGTCTCTGAATTGGACAGTGTACGCAAAATGCTTTGAGGAGTATTATATATAAGACGGTCTCGTCTAAGTGTGACCACTGCAAATTTGGAGACTCCTGAAAATATCGGACATTATCTAAATAAATGCCCTGGGcataacaacacaaaacaaaacctcAGCTGTGTTGTGCTTGAGattgatgatgtatattttctatAGAAACAGCTAGCCCAAATATCATGTATGGGACTGAGCAATGGTCAGTTTTAGATTTTGTGTCGTCTTCTGGAAAGAATGATAcggttttaaaatattttaacactCTGTTGTCTGAACCCACTGATTTTTAATGAATGATTATTTCATGGTTCAGAAATGGAAGTGATTACTTAAGCTTTCTAATCAGTAACACTAAGTAGACGTTATTGCATGTTTTCATCCAAGTATACATCTGTCCAAATAGATGTTAATAATGTTGTCGTTTCTTTTATCTTAACTAAACGATTCCGTTTGGCGTTGAAATTACCTGTGATTGTTTATTTAATTAAATCAATGTGTTGGGCGCAAATAGGCATTTTGTTGGCCCACGTCACCTTAAAACTAtagaacaaaccaaccaaccaaacagaTCTAAGCGATTTGATTGGGTGAGAGCTTGCCATTACGATTTCGTTGTTGTCTTGCGTACCTTTTGGAAATCACACAATGCACCTTAAGCCAAATACAAGAGCAAATCAACCGGGGCATTACAAAGCAGTGCTGGAGAATGGTCATGTGTGACAGTTGGTTTTGAATATCATTCGCAAACAGGGAATCGTATTCTTGGGATCTTTAATTACTCCCCTGCCACCCACATCTACACTACCTCTCACGTCACCACAAATCCGTCAAACCAACCATAACAGATGGACTGCTTCAAGAGTTATTGATGAACTGCTGATGTTTTGCAACAGAATCGTAATGTTTTCACGCCAAGGCGCTTAAAGCAATGGGCGATTTAAATTCATTGTCATTTATTAAAACAATAaccatgtttcatgaaaatgagaTCTAGGTCCCATTGAAGTTTACGTCTAGAAAACCCAATGAAAAGAATCATGTAATGCATGATGTTTCCTTTCAGAATGGGGAACAGAGACTTCATTCTGTACCTACAAAGGTATTAAGTTCCTGCCCGGATCGTCCTGGAAAACAACGGAATGCATGGACTGTTCCTGCTCAGAGTCCGGACTCTACTGTCAAGGGTAGGTTGGGATTCCTGTCAAGGGTCCGTAGTAGTAGTCCGTGGGGACTCTTCTGTTCGCGGTAGTTACATGACAATGTGGGTATTATGTAGCCAGCGGTAGGTAGATATCACTGCAAGGACTCTTCGGTCACGGGTAGGTCGATACCGCTGTTGGGACTCTTTTGTCATGGATAGATAACACTCCTAGGACTTTTCTGTCATGGTTAAGTGGATAACACAGTGAAAACTCTTTTGTCATGGGTACGCAGATGTAAGAACTCGTTTGTCATGGTTAAGTAGAACACACTGTGAGAACTCTTCAGTCATGGATAAGACTGTAGATCTTCAATCACTCATCAATCACGGGTAAGTAGATACCACAGTGAGATTTCCTCTGCCATGGGTACGTAGATAACACTGTGAGAACTCTTCTGTCATAGGTAAGTAGATAACTCTTATGTCATGGGTACGTAGATACCACTTTGAGAACTCGTCTGTCATGGGCAGGTGGATATCACTGTAGTGACAAGTGAACaatgtttcacaaaacaaattAGCTCCTGGACATGTTTCGCCCTCCTCTATATAATACTTCCAGAACACAAACGCACTTCACAGCTGGGAATACTTTGGGATATTTATATCACCCACTGTCATTGTAGATGTCGAAATGTACGTCTCTCCATTTATGACACACAACTAAAttcatttaatgttttgaagttaataaattgattttttaaaacaagaCATCAACCTTGGATGAACATGTGTGGGTATGGGTTTGattattattgattatttatgttatttattattattatttatgtgTATTTATGTGATAATGAATGAATAACCATTATATTAAGTGATATTACATAAAATGGTAACTGTGTTAGAATCACCAGTTTGATGACATATGTGATGTGGATGACAACGATTCTGATTGGGAATGACAATAACAGTATTAAGCATAAACAGAATACATATAAACGTGAGATGGACAGTGTCAAATGGGTGTTGTCCATCTTTCCAGTTTCAACCTTCAAGACATGcatcaacattttattttgtagaTTTGGCTATGCTGGGGGATCATTTGGGGCACCTGAGGGCTGCAAAGTTGTCAATGATGCCTGCCAGCCCAGAATGGTGGATGCAGAGGACGAATTGCAGGACTGTGCGCCAGCAGAGTAAAACATCCTTCATGTAGAATTTACTCCTGAAATGGATAAACATCAAGTTactctgtctgtgtgtttctttgtttaacagATGATGACGGTTTTGTTGTTTGGTATTTCTGTTGGACATCAGCGTACTGGTAATCGTTTAGCTTAATGATGTATGAACTGTTCGCTTATCGATTAAGAACAGCTGTTAGTGGtgtaaaatgaatattttatgcaTCTAATTATTGATCTTAATATGTCAGTAATGAAACAAAGtcaataacatattacatataataTTCCATAGAAGGTTTTCACTGTGTTATCCACAGGTGAAGAAATTGTCTAGACCGTTTCATAAAAACGGCCGCTCTTCTGTGACCTCCACGGTGTTCATGTGCTGTGGTTCATGTAATGATACATGAGATGTACACTAAATCTTTAAACATCCAGGTTTGAACGAGTAAAGCGTTCAGTAACATTATTGCATGTATATAATGTACTGTCTCTGAGCCAACCACGTCGATTGCCAcattgagtgtgtgtgtgtgcgtgcacgcGTGCGTGtccatatgtgtgtgtggttggtCTGGATCAGGTGATCACGTTGAgatgtgtgtgcgcgcgcacgTACGTTTGTGTTCGTTTGATTGTGGTTGCTTCTTAGCACTATCTCGCCGACGGTCACATTGAGGCACTCTTCAACCACACATATTTGTAgacgtgtacgtgtgtgtgtgtgtgtgtgtgtgtgtgtgtgttcagttGTTGCCATATATGGGATATATATGTGATCATCCTTTTTAGCGATTGTAACGCTCACAGGGAAACGACCctgtattttgacttaattctgctaatttagagcgatttaaaaaaatctcgcccatgggtgaaacaCATTTGGCCAATggatgagaatatttactttaactcaaaatatatctgtttccatgttttggaggttgtaaatggatgaaagtatgttcataagtatcatgacacaaattgcaactcattttgacttaatgccgttaatttagagcgatttaacaaAACCTCACCCATGGGCTAAAAACATTTATGCCCACGGATGAGACTATGTCCTTTCAGTCCATATATAGCTTTTCACCTGTTTGGGGGATGtagatgaatgaaagtacatttatgagtatcatgacagaaatttcaactcattttgacttcattCCGCTAACTGAGAGCGATTTTTAAAAGTGTCGcccaaaacattttggcccatgggcgagaaaattttctttcactcaacacacatttttccatgtttttgtGGGTTggaaatgaatgtaaatatatttatgagtgtCATGACAcgaaattcaactcattttgacttactttCGCGAATTCAGctttattttcaaaaatacttgccagaataattacttttacttcaAAATACGTCTGTTCCTGTGCTTTTGAGGTTGTAAAAATGACTGAAGatatgtttataagtatcatggcacaaaatacAACTCAATTTGACTTAATTTCGCTAATTttctaacaagtacaagaatcttccactcaaatttcatattttttttattgtcttggaagTTGTAAATGAATGTAAGTGTGTTCATAAGAATCATGACAAACAAATATGAactcattccggtcttaattcgactaatctcgctcatggacgaaaatattttcatttgcttgttttctttaaaccattgtgcaaacatatggtatgaaaatagatgaaattataatgacaaataatttcagtgtagcttagtgagtttagttttatgtcgcactcaccaatattccagcaatatggcggcggttcatagataatcgagtttggaccagacaatccagtggt includes:
- the LOC137273600 gene encoding uncharacterized protein, which codes for MYLQVFTLLLMVTCALGSTARGIIEKETNKWGTETSFCTYKGIKFLPGSSWKTTECMDCSCSESGLYCQGFGYAGGSFGAPEGCKVVNDACQPRMVDAEDELQDCAPAE